The sequence gatacggttgcagccatgttaaggacaagggagggcattctaggcaagcagttggtgACTGCCTGTCagtattgtgctgttgctaagacttgactggggatcatccacaaagttatccataaggcactgcaactgtatgtgttggctggctactgttcTATCCGTCTCTATTCAAAGAAATTGAACAATCACAATTacacaattacctctagtattaaggtaaaggaaAAAAcgtgagagagaaataaaaccaatagcaccaggttataaacaatttttttattaacaaacactatcttttagagaacaaaggcaggatacatcaccaatcaatctgctaatcataatccaattgctagtcccaactagagtagagacccactgaagcaatggaATTTACATGGTGTCAATTAACTAGCAGCTGGATTTAGACATTTATCcctcttacaaaagagaagtggatgacatccaagggatgttttcaaccattataaacattataaacagtattactctttataaaagaaaaacagaaataatgaacaaggtgctttcactgtaggaactggtgttaaataactaaacaggctgagtttagaatttgtacttctcatttgaaacacaagctttaagcaatctttgctcttccttcacatattttaaaaaatcagcacagttcaagccaaagtttaatttgacacaaagctctgctttCACAAGGGAAGATAACATATggttcctgttgtcagtccatACGTTGCCCATGAGTGAAAACACTCTCTCCACGAAAGCActgcttactgggatggcaaacactgcactgacaaccttcaccagaattcttgatctgatgctctttagcaactgcacccatttctcatctagaggaagatcagatgttctgacctcaggcacaaactttttaaccaggcaaagttcatcaaAAAGTCCATCAACATCAACTTCAATGCCCAGATTTGAAGCCACTTTACTAACATGGTCCACTGTTAGCTCATCTGACTCTCTGTCCAGATCAAAGGCTGTGAACTCTTTTAATTGTGAGTTCTCAAAATCATACCATTTATCAAGGTATGCTATTGCCCGATtgtacatctggagagcatctgtaGTGAAAGATGCacgttgagattcagggaggtgtTTTAGACCAGAAAGCACCTTTGCTCCAAAAAATCTGTTGTCCACACGATTTACCAGCTTCTCCCTCAAGCTGCACATGAAGGTGTGGAGGTGTGGACTTACTGAGTGCTTTCTTTCCAAAAGACTAATAGTCTCATGAAACAGTTGCATGTAGTGATGCACAAAGTAGAGGTAACATTCTGGGACAGAAATCTTTTCAGTTGTGTCACCAGTTGCCTCATCTGCCTGGTCTCCAATAAAGTTCCATATCAT is a genomic window of Rhineura floridana isolate rRhiFlo1 chromosome 1, rRhiFlo1.hap2, whole genome shotgun sequence containing:
- the LOC133364431 gene encoding uncharacterized protein LOC133364431 isoform X1, coding for MQYHAVINHGNTRWLSLFPAVEWLLQLWPAIKSYFLELGEEQTDDMIWNFIGDQADEATGDTTEKISVPECYLYFVHHYMQLFHETISLLERKHSVSPHLHTFMCSLREKLVNRVDNRFFGAKVLSGLKHLPESQRASFTTDALQMYNRAIAYLDKWYDFENSQLKEFTAFDLDRESDELTVDHVSKVASNLGIEVDVDGLFDELCLVKKFVPEVRTSDLPLDEKWVQLLKSIRSRILVKVVSAVFAIPVSSAFVERVFSLMGNVWTDNRNHMLSSLVKAELCVKLNFGLNCADFLKYVKEEQRLLKACVSNEKYKF